The genomic stretch TCCTCCCGGCGCTCGGCGGCGTGTCGGCCGCGCTCGAGAAGGGAGCACGAGTCGCGGACGTCGGCTGCGGCTCCGGCGTCGCACTGATCGCCATGGCCACGGCGTTCCCCGCCTCGCGGTTCGAGGGCTACGACCCGTCGCGCCACGCTGTCGAGCGGGCCCGGGCACAGGTCGCTGCGGCCGGTCTCGACAACGTCGAGGTGCACGCCGCGCCCGCCGAGCAGCTGCCGTCGGAACCGGCGTACGACCTCGTCCTCACCTTCGACTGCCTGCACGACATGCCGCACCCGCAGGCCGCGATCACCGCGATCCGCCGGGCGCTGAAGGACGACGGCGTCTGGCTCATCAAGGACATCCGTGCCAAGCAGCGCTGGCAGGACAACCTGCGCAACCCGTTGCTCGCGATGATGTACGGCACATCGGTCGCGACCTGCATGTCGTCGGCGCTGTCGGAGCCGGGCGGTGCGGGGCTCGGCACGTTGGGCTTCCCGACCGAGCTGGCCGAGCGCATGGTCCGCGACGCCGGGTTCACGCGGTTCGTCGTGCACGACTTCGACGACCCGGCCAACCTCTACTACGAGGTGCGTCCGTAGGCCTCTTCGCGGGTACCCACTCCGGCCGTCGGCCCACCAGGATCGCCCTGCGATACTGGTTGCGGTACGGAGGTGGAGGATGCAGGGATCGGACGATTCCCGGTCCCGGATAGCCGGTGACCTGACCGCGCCCGCGCCGGTGCGACCGGACGGAGGGCCGACCGCACTGCACCACCTGGGCGACTTCACCGCGACCCCGCGGATGCTCGTCATCACCGCGCTCGCGCTGCCGATCGGTGCGGTCAGTGCCGTGGTGGCCTGGGCGCTGCTGCGGCTCATCGGCCTCATCACCAACCTGATCTTCTACAACCGCGTCGACACCAAGCTGGTGGCGCCGGGCGCGGGCCACCACTACTGGGCCGTCGTGCTGCTGGCGCCGGTCTTCGGCGGTCTCGTGGTCGGGCTGATGGCGCGCTACGGCTCGGAGAAGATTCGTGGCCACGGCATGCCGGAGGCGATCGAGTCGATCCTCACCGGCGGCAGCAAGGTGCAGCCGCGGGTCGCGCTGCTCAAGCCCGTCTCGTCGGCGATCGCGATCGGCACCGGTGGGCCGTTCGGTGCCGAGGGTCCGATCATCATGACCGGTGGGGCCTTCGGGTCGCTGTTCGCCCAGTTCCTGCGGCTGACCGCGGACGAGCGCAAGACGCTGCTCGTCGCCGGCTCCGCCGCCGGCATGGCCGCCACCTTCAACGCGCCCCTGGCCTCCGTGCTGCTCGCCGTCGAGCTGCTGCTCTTCGAGTGGCGCCCGCGTAGCTATGTGCCAGTGGCCGCCGCGGTGTCGGTGGCCACGATCATTCGCGGGCCCATCCTCGGCACCGGCCCGATCTTCAAGGTGCCACTGACCTCCCTTCACCTCACCGGCTCGGTTTACGGGCTGTGCGTCGTGTCGGGCATCGCCGCCGGCATCCTCGCGCTGATCGCGACCGTGCTCGTCTACGCCGCCGAGGACGGGTTCCGCAAGCTGCCGATCCACTGGATGTGGTGGCCCGCGATCGGAGGCCTGATCATCGGCGTCGGCGGCCTGATCGTGCCCCAGGCCCTCGGCGTCGGCTACAACGTCATCGGCCAGGAGCTCAGCGGGCGCATCTCGCTCGGCCTGGTCGGCGGCATCCTCGTCGTCAAGACGCTGATCTGGTCGTTGTCCCTGGGGTCCGGCACCTCCGGCGGCGTGCTGGCGCCGATGTTCATGATCGGTGGAGCACTGGGCGCGGTCGAGGCCACCGTCTTTCCCGGTGTGGGGCCGGGATTCTGGCCCCTGATCGGCCTCGCCGGGGTGCTGGGCGGGGTCATGCGTTCGCCGTTCACCGGCGTCATCTTCGCCCTCGAGCTGACCCATCGCATGGACGCGCTGCTGCCGTTGCTGATCGGCGCCTCGACGGCGTACGCCGTGTCCGTGCTGGTGCTCAAGCGCTCGGTGCTGACGGAGAAGGTCGCGCGGCGCGGGTTCCACCTGTCCCGCGAGTACGACGTCGACCCGCTCGAGATCCTGCTCGTGCGCGAGGTCATGACCTACGACCCGATCACGTTCCGCGACGGGACGCCGCTGCGTCAGGTCATCTCGGTGTTCCTGCGCGACGGCCGCCCGACGGTCGGTCCGGAGCATCGGCAGCGGCTGTACCCGGTGCTGTCGGCCGACGGCCGGTTCCGCGGCGTCGTAACCCGCCGGGACATCATGCGCGCGGCGTTCGACGACGTCGACACCGCCGGCGCGATCGACCGGCTCATCATCCAGCCCGTGGTCGTGCATCCCGACGACACCATGCGCCAGGCGGCCTACGTCATGGCCGAGCGATCCTTCACCCGGCTGCCCGTCGTCGACCGTGACGACCCCGGGAAGCTGATGGGCATGGTCTCGCTCGACCAGCTGCTGAAGGGCCGGCTGCGCGACCTGCGCGAGGCCCGCGAGCACGAGCGGGTGCTCAGCCTCCGCGCGCTGATCCCGTCCGGCACCGGCCGCTTCTCGCTGGTCATCGGCCGCGCCCCGCTGGCCGACGAGGCCAGCGGGAAGGACGAGGCAGAGGCCCCGGACGAGGTGGAGGAGCCGCTGCCGCGGTCATGAGGCCGGATGGATGCCCTCGGCCGGGGGCTCGTCCGGTGCCGGCGCGACGTCCTTGTGCCCGGGGAGCACGTCGTGCTCGTTGCGGTGCCAGACGGGGGAGTCGGTCGCCGTCTCGACGTTGAAGCCGTAGTCGAAGACCAGCGTGCCGCCCATCGTCGCGCCGGTCGTGACGAGCAGGGCGGTCACCGTCGACAGCACCGCGACCCACCAGGCCGCGGCATTCAGGTCGGAGCCGGCCGAGTAGCGCAGCCCGATGTCGGCCAGGGCCAGCAGCGTGACGGTGATCATCGTGATCGCGTGCGCGTTGATCGTGCGCCGCGCCTGGGTGCCGGGCTCGCTCGAGCGGTGCCAGTCGGCCCAGCCGGTCAGCGCGGCCAGCACGGAGACGATCGCGCCGGCGATGAACGCCCACCCACCCGCGTGGTAGAGCTCCCGGGCCAGGGTGGGTGCCTCGTGCCGGGCGGCGAGGCTCGACAGGTCGAAGCCCGCCGCGAGCAGGTACGCCGTGATCGGCACGTCGGTCAACGGTGGGTGGAACGGCTTGCCGGCCCACCCACGCAGGCCGTGGAACTCACGGCCGCGGATCGTCAACGAAGGAGCGAACGAGAACCGGCGCATGGCGGCCTCCAGGCTGCCGTAGCAATAATTAGTGCTAGTGATACGGCCCTTCCGGTACGACGTCAAGCCCACTAGACTTGCTGGCGTGTCGTGGTCGGTCGTCGGTGTGCTGGCCGAGCCGACCCGACGGGCGGTCTACGACGCGGTGCGCCAGGCCGCCGAGCCGGTCACCCGCGACGAGATCGCCGCCGCCCTCGACATGGGGCGCCCGCTGGCGGCGTTCCATCTCGACAAGCTCGCGGAAGCCGGGCTGCTCGCGGTCTCCTACGCGCGGCCGCCGGGCCGTGGCGGGCGGGGCGCCGGGCGTCCGGCCAAGCGCTATGCGGTCGTCGACGGCGAGGTCTCGATCTCGGTGCCCGCCCGACGTTACGCGCTGGCCGGCCAGATCCTCGCCGAGGCAGTGGCCACCGCCCCGGCCCGCGGCGACCCCCGCGCGCACACGCTGGCCGTCGCGCGGGCGCGGGGCGAGCAGCTGGGCAGGGAGTCGGGGCCGAGCACCGGCCGGTCGCGCCGGCGGGCGCTCGATGCCATGGAGGAGCGGCTCGCGGCACTCGGCTACGAGCCGGCTCGCGACAACGAGCACCTCGTGCTGCGCAACTGCCCCTTCCACGCGCTCGTCGAGGTTGCTCCCGAGCTGGTCTGCGAGCTCAACCACGCGTTCCTCGAGGGCATGCTCACCGGCGCCGGGGTCGGCGACCGGCTGGCCGGTGCGCTGGAGCCCGCGGAGCAGCGCTGCTGCGTCTGCATCCATCCGCGCAGCGACTGACCAGGCCTATGGCAGGGCGAGGACGGCGAGCGGGATGGCGGCCATGGCGACCACCACACCGATCTGCGAGTAGCGGCGTGCGGAGGTCGGGCTGTTGACGAGGCGCGCAGCCTGCCACCAGAGGACGGCCGACAGCGACCCGGTGACGGCGATGTTGGGCCCGATGTCCAGCCCGAGCAGCAGCGCGCGCGGATGGGCGGTCGGGTGTGCGGACAGCAGCGCCGCGGCCGGCAGGTTGTTGAGCAGCACGGCCGCTGCCGCGCCGGTATAGGCCGTGCCCCAACGGCCGGCGTCGGCGAGCGCGTGCGCCGGCCCGAGCCAGGTCCGGCCCAAGGTGCCCGCGGCTACGGCGAGGCCGAACAGTCCCGCGACC from Mycobacteriales bacterium encodes the following:
- a CDS encoding class I SAM-dependent methyltransferase, yielding MTTNSDISGKETSSHDRNLDVDRVNALALHVWRFKQGEVVALMIHLGDRLGLYRAMDGAGPLTAAALAESTGLQPRWLLEWLRSQAAAGLLDTDDGETFTLSPEAAAVLADEDGSLWFAAGAFQGGVAPPDIVDRLADAFRTGVGLSYDDLGPSAAHHVERMLGPWARQALVPVILPALGGVSAALEKGARVADVGCGSGVALIAMATAFPASRFEGYDPSRHAVERARAQVAAAGLDNVEVHAAPAEQLPSEPAYDLVLTFDCLHDMPHPQAAITAIRRALKDDGVWLIKDIRAKQRWQDNLRNPLLAMMYGTSVATCMSSALSEPGGAGLGTLGFPTELAERMVRDAGFTRFVVHDFDDPANLYYEVRP
- a CDS encoding helix-turn-helix domain-containing protein, whose protein sequence is MSWSVVGVLAEPTRRAVYDAVRQAAEPVTRDEIAAALDMGRPLAAFHLDKLAEAGLLAVSYARPPGRGGRGAGRPAKRYAVVDGEVSISVPARRYALAGQILAEAVATAPARGDPRAHTLAVARARGEQLGRESGPSTGRSRRRALDAMEERLAALGYEPARDNEHLVLRNCPFHALVEVAPELVCELNHAFLEGMLTGAGVGDRLAGALEPAEQRCCVCIHPRSD
- a CDS encoding DUF2231 domain-containing protein, which translates into the protein MRRFSFAPSLTIRGREFHGLRGWAGKPFHPPLTDVPITAYLLAAGFDLSSLAARHEAPTLARELYHAGGWAFIAGAIVSVLAALTGWADWHRSSEPGTQARRTINAHAITMITVTLLALADIGLRYSAGSDLNAAAWWVAVLSTVTALLVTTGATMGGTLVFDYGFNVETATDSPVWHRNEHDVLPGHKDVAPAPDEPPAEGIHPAS
- a CDS encoding chloride channel protein; its protein translation is MQGSDDSRSRIAGDLTAPAPVRPDGGPTALHHLGDFTATPRMLVITALALPIGAVSAVVAWALLRLIGLITNLIFYNRVDTKLVAPGAGHHYWAVVLLAPVFGGLVVGLMARYGSEKIRGHGMPEAIESILTGGSKVQPRVALLKPVSSAIAIGTGGPFGAEGPIIMTGGAFGSLFAQFLRLTADERKTLLVAGSAAGMAATFNAPLASVLLAVELLLFEWRPRSYVPVAAAVSVATIIRGPILGTGPIFKVPLTSLHLTGSVYGLCVVSGIAAGILALIATVLVYAAEDGFRKLPIHWMWWPAIGGLIIGVGGLIVPQALGVGYNVIGQELSGRISLGLVGGILVVKTLIWSLSLGSGTSGGVLAPMFMIGGALGAVEATVFPGVGPGFWPLIGLAGVLGGVMRSPFTGVIFALELTHRMDALLPLLIGASTAYAVSVLVLKRSVLTEKVARRGFHLSREYDVDPLEILLVREVMTYDPITFRDGTPLRQVISVFLRDGRPTVGPEHRQRLYPVLSADGRFRGVVTRRDIMRAAFDDVDTAGAIDRLIIQPVVVHPDDTMRQAAYVMAERSFTRLPVVDRDDPGKLMGMVSLDQLLKGRLRDLREAREHERVLSLRALIPSGTGRFSLVIGRAPLADEASGKDEAEAPDEVEEPLPRS